In the genome of Artemia franciscana chromosome 20, ASM3288406v1, whole genome shotgun sequence, the window TTCTTGAAACCCCGTAAGTGTGAACCCAGGAAGACCTGGATAACTATTGAAATTCTGAAAGTGTCAGATTTGAGAAATCAAGCGTATGTGGAATATTTAAATAGTGAATGTGCCATGAAACTGgaagaattcaaaataatacgCAACAAAGTAAACTCGATGAGAAGAAAcgctaaaaaagaatattttgccaaccaatttagtttaaataaggataatactaaaagaatttggaaagttattAATGACCtattgggaaaaaagaaagaagctcCACCTAATTCGCTACTGATTCAAGGTGAACTTGTTAATGATGAAATAAGTATTACGACTAaatttgctgagtttttttcaagtgttggGCAAAATGTACAGGCGCAAGGGTTGGTGAActttaataatgatttaatgAAAGATGAATTTGTGGATGATAGAGGAATcggaaatgaaattgaatttcagcATTGTACTGGAGATGAAACTCTGAAGGTTGTGAAAACAATCAAATCGAATTCAGCAGGGACAGATGGCATTAATCTGAAAACTTTTAAGTCAGTGATGTGTTATTTAATGCCATGTCTAGTCCATATAATTAATCTTTCCCTCCAAACCGGTATATTCCCTGATGCGCTTAAAAGGGCAAAAGTAATCCCCCTTCACAAAGGTGGCTCTAAgctataaattgaaaattatagaccCATATCAATCCTAcccttgttttcaaaaatatttgaaaaaattgttcataAAAGGCTTTATGATCACCTTATGAAAACGAGGATGTTAAGTGAAAACCAGTATGGCTTTAGGAAAAGTCACTCGACGTCGGACGCCGTGCATTCCTTTTGTGATATTGTAAACAAATTCTTTGAACGTGGTGAAATCCCTTTGACCGTTCTTAtcgattttagaaaagcattcAATACAGTGGATTTTAATATACTACTCAAACGTCTACAATCCCttggagttcgtggtaactcTTTAAAGcggtttaatagttttttaagtGGTAGATATATTCAAGTTGCATTaaatgatgtattttcttctccttttcaagTGAGGTGTGGTGTACCTCAGGGGTCTGTTTTGGGACCACTTCTGTAACTTGTGTATGTTGATTCAATGCGTTTCTACTTACCTGAGTGTTGTATTACGACTTTTGTGGATGATACAGCTTTAACTATGTCTAGTCAATGTGTCGATGATATGTTGTTGAAAGTTAATAGGGTATTAAAGGCATTTTTGTGTTTACAAGTTTGAGCCTTTTGTCAGTGAACGtttataaaactaattttatgttttataggagagttggtaagcctcaatgtgttgataaaaagatattttttaacggCAGGCCTTTGTCACAGGTTCATGAAGTGCGATATTTCGGGTTCCAGCTTGATTGTAATCTATCTTGGAAGAACCATGTGATCTTGTGATCTAATAAAGTGATCTTGTTGCAGCTAAAGTTGCTAGAGGTTTGAGAATTTTGCGtc includes:
- the LOC136040317 gene encoding uncharacterized protein LOC136040317; translation: MGSSKFLISVVYKPPSASWEEFERGFDQLARAVSRTGLDFICMGDFNFDLLTLNGANFYFFNLMVSHDFFPIVNIPTRVTSHSATLIDNIYLDRSYADVVLYPCSDHFPVVGAVPRGRIKRNKIKKVMTRSLKRVNLQRFGEELSTIGFSEIMDMKDNASGAFDRMMGVVQPINDKTFPVKFLKPRKCEPRKTWITIEILKVSDLRNQAYVEYLNSECAMKLEEFKIIRNKVNSMRRNAKKEYFANQFSLNKDNTKRIWKVINDLLGKKKEAPPNSLLIQGELVNDEISITTKFAEFFSSVGQNVQAQGLVNFNNDLMKDEFVDDRGIGNEIEFQHCTGDETLKVVKTIKSNSAGTDGINLKTFKSVMCYLMPCLVHIINLSLQTGIFPDALKRAKVIPLHKGGSKL